The Cytobacillus oceanisediminis genomic interval TCAGTGAAGAGATAGTAAACCGCCAGACCTTTCATCACATGACAAATGGCGATGTTCTTTCTTATAGGAGGTTAACTGAATTCATTCAATAAATACTTCTAATACCCAACAACAAAATGATGAGTTTTGAGAAGCCGATTTTCCTATAATCATGAAATCGGCTTTTTGTTCTCCTTCCCGTTTTAATAATTTTCCGGGAATGTTTTAGGGTGTTTGACTCTAATTATTAACTATCAATAGACCTGTTGGTTACCGGCGGTTCATTAAGCCAGTCTTTCCTTACCAATAACTTAAACCCTTTCTCTGAATAGCCTTCCACCTGATCAATTAATTCCTTTAGTGTTTTCACGTGACTTTTTTTATAACTGGAAACCACAGCAGTTTGCAGATTGCCGATTCCGATGGGATTTAAGAACATGATTAAGTTAGCCATTAGTTTATCTGAAAATGGGGATTTATTCACCTTATGAACGTGAGCCTCTAAACCGGTGGTTGTTGGGACTCCGTTTTCTCTATATATTTGGGATAAAACATCCACTTGATGATAGGACAATTTAATCCCATCCTGCAAAAAGCTCTTTGTATCTTCATCCTTGGCAGCATCCGAAAAAGCAGTGCATAGAGCTAAACCAACATTATTACATTGAAATGAACCAAACATACTTGCTAATTCAACAGCATTAAGCGGCCTCTGCTGGGTTGATGCCACTTTAAATAACTTGCTTTCTCTGTCTTCAGCATTTGTGTATGAAAAAGACCTGTTTTGCAGTAAACCTTTGTGCTCCAGCAAATTTAAAATAGAAATGTCAATTTGAATTAACTTATTGAGTATTTCTTTAAAGAAATTCTTAACCTTTGGGACGGTTAAGTCTGTATATTGAAAAGAAAGGATACCCAGTCCATTACTGGTTATATGCTTAATTATTTCTATCATTAATTGATCAGAAAATATCTTTTCTGAGGGGCTATGTAAATCATTTTCACTAAAAAACGGTGTAACATTTAATCCATTATCAGATAAGAACTGCAAAGCCTCTTGTTCCTGGAATGATGAAAGTGCTTTAATCTCAGTTAAAACATCCTTCAAATCAGTATCTTCAGCAGTTTCAATCAGATTTCCCAAAAAAACATTAACCATATTTGAACTTGCGTGTAAGTACCAAAGAAAGCCTAGTTCGTTTAAATTCATCTAAAAGGCCCCTCCACAATTTATTTTCTTTTCTTAGTTTGTAATAGAAAATGGTAATTATTCATTAAATAGTCATCTTACATTGCCTATTATTAAAGCGCTTAACAATAAGATGGCTGCCCTGCTTAAAATGGTTCCATGTGTTTTTTCCTTATTATCTTCATTAAAATAACACCCACACTGACACCTGGTATTACACACAATATCGGAAGCCAAATAGGCCCTAATAATACCCCAAAAAGCTTAAAGGTAGAGGAATATATACACCCCACTGTAACAAAGTAAGCTGAAGACACAAACGGAAGAAAAGAATAGCTTTTTTTCCCTCCTCCCGCATCTT includes:
- a CDS encoding DUF3231 family protein, with translation MNLNELGFLWYLHASSNMVNVFLGNLIETAEDTDLKDVLTEIKALSSFQEQEALQFLSDNGLNVTPFFSENDLHSPSEKIFSDQLMIEIIKHITSNGLGILSFQYTDLTVPKVKNFFKEILNKLIQIDISILNLLEHKGLLQNRSFSYTNAEDRESKLFKVASTQQRPLNAVELASMFGSFQCNNVGLALCTAFSDAAKDEDTKSFLQDGIKLSYHQVDVLSQIYRENGVPTTTGLEAHVHKVNKSPFSDKLMANLIMFLNPIGIGNLQTAVVSSYKKSHVKTLKELIDQVEGYSEKGFKLLVRKDWLNEPPVTNRSIDS